CGCTCGTCTTTCTCTTCCTCTATGACTACCTGGTAAGGAAGCTCAGGAGGAGAAACTTTGCCGCCATACTGCTGATCTTCTTCATCACCAACCTTATCACCATATGGCTCATGTTCAGGGCGGGCCTCAAGAGCCAGGCTGCCTACACTCTCTATGTCTGGTCCGATATTTTTTCCGTGGCCACCGTCACCCTCTTCTGGTCCATCACCAACGACATATACACCTCCGACGGCGCAAGGCGCGTGTACGGGTTCCTGGGGATAGGCTCCCAGCTGGGCGGGTCCCTGGGGAGCCTAATCACCCGGAAGGCGGCATCATTCACCGAAACTGAAAACCTCCTCCCTGTCTCAGCCCTCTTTATCGTGGTGATAATCCTCTTTATCTTCCATATCGACGGCCTTGTCGAGGAGACAGAGGCTTCCCGTCACAGGGAGCTCAAGGATTCTCTCGATCTCTCCTCAAAGAAGACCTTCTCGGAGCTCTACAGCAACTTCCTCCTTGTGCTGCGCTCTCCTTATCTTCTTTATTTTGCCCTCCTGCTCTGCATGATGCTCATGTGCTCAAACCTGGTGAACTACCAGATCGGGAGAGTCATGGAAAACGCCATTATCGGCAAGGAGAGCAAGACGGCCTACATGGCCTCGATCTATTTCTGGGCTAACACGTTCTCGCTGGTCTTCCTGATACTGGCTCCCTTCTTCTACCGCCTGCTTGGAGTATTCGGCACCCTGGGCCTGGCGCCGGTGATAAACCTTATCACCATCTCGGGCTTTACGGTATATCCCGTCATAGGCTTCATCACCATCACCAAGATCCTGGACGGGAGCCTCAAGTACGGCATCACGCAGGTCACCAGGGAGATGCTCTACATCCCCTGCACCAAGGAGGAGAAATACAGGGCCAAGGCCGTCATCGACATCCTGTTCTACAGGCTGGTGAAGATATTCTCGGCCCTGGTGATGATTATTTTCACAAGCCTGGTGCTGCTCTCGATACGACAGTTCAATGTTATCATCATAGTGACGCTCTTCTTCACCATGTGGGTTATCTACCGGCTCAGGCTTGTGTATATTAAGAGCATCGAAGCGAAAATCAAGAAGCTATACGACGAGCACATCGAGCTCATGGAGCCTGGAGAGCCTCTCTGGAAAGCTGATATCTCCATCATCGAGCAGGAGTTCCTCCGTATCCACCGCAAACAGCTTGCCTCAGAGAAGCAGGGAAAAGGGAGCACGCCCGAGGCGATGAGAGGCTCCCTGGCGCTCCCCCTTGAAGATCTCGCGGTGCTCTCGGAAAAGACTGCCTTCAACGAGGAAACAGCAATGAAAAAGCTTCTGCAGATCCTCATCGAGAAGGCCCCTGAGAAGAGCCTTACCCTCGATCCCCTCTCGCTCATCGACAAGGAGCTCATACTCATAGCACCGGCAGGGACCAAGGTCTACCATAACGAGTACATAGAAAAAGCCATCCTTCTTCTTTCGCGTTTCCACAGGGACAGCTCAGTCTATTCGCTCTGCACGCAGTACCTCTTGATGGTGCTCCCCTACGGTGCAAGGAAAAAGTACACCCTCCTTCTCTCCCACCATTCACCGACAAGAAGGCTCTTCGAGATAGCCAGCCTTACCGGCCGGAATCCATCGCCTCAAGGAAGCGCATGAGAAGAATTCCCACCACGTGGTTCCGGTAAACGCCGCTTGAGCGCACGTCATCAATGGGTCTGCAATCCTTCCGTATCAGGCG
This window of the Candidatus Eremiobacterota bacterium genome carries:
- a CDS encoding Npt1/Npt2 family nucleotide transporter, translating into MKDFLCRALKIERTELRKTILVFFLYFFVIFAYYLIKPSKDSLFIQYMGAESMPLAFIIIPLVTLVFLFLYDYLVRKLRRRNFAAILLIFFITNLITIWLMFRAGLKSQAAYTLYVWSDIFSVATVTLFWSITNDIYTSDGARRVYGFLGIGSQLGGSLGSLITRKAASFTETENLLPVSALFIVVIILFIFHIDGLVEETEASRHRELKDSLDLSSKKTFSELYSNFLLVLRSPYLLYFALLLCMMLMCSNLVNYQIGRVMENAIIGKESKTAYMASIYFWANTFSLVFLILAPFFYRLLGVFGTLGLAPVINLITISGFTVYPVIGFITITKILDGSLKYGITQVTREMLYIPCTKEEKYRAKAVIDILFYRLVKIFSALVMIIFTSLVLLSIRQFNVIIIVTLFFTMWVIYRLRLVYIKSIEAKIKKLYDEHIELMEPGEPLWKADISIIEQEFLRIHRKQLASEKQGKGSTPEAMRGSLALPLEDLAVLSEKTAFNEETAMKKLLQILIEKAPEKSLTLDPLSLIDKELILIAPAGTKVYHNEYIEKAILLLSRFHRDSSVYSLCTQYLLMVLPYGARKKYTLLLSHHSPTRRLFEIASLTGRNPSPQGSA